The nucleotide sequence CCTCATCAAATAAAGCGGCTTCAGCACCGTCATCCGGGATTACCACATTAACGACAGGACCGGCATTTCCTTTAAGGAATGCATCAAAATCAAAAAATGTTATGCTATCATTTTCGAAATCAAAATCACAGGTAAATTTTGACCCTTTTCTGGTAAATATCGCATGTTCTCCGTCGTACTCCAATTCATAACTTACGGTATCCTGCATACTTTGCAGAAAATACAAAACTGTATCTGCGGAGATATAGGGAACCGTGCTTCCATCAATATAGTAAAGATCAATATCTTCTTTATGTTCTGCATCTTCCATATATAAGGGAATATTTTTTGATTTAATGCTATGCTGACCGGAAGCATTTTTTGAGACTGATGAAAGAGCTGCTGCTTCCTGAGTATTATTTCCGGACAAAGTTTTAGGATCTGCTTTTCCGGTCTTGTCCGGAAGTTCTGAACACCCGGTCAAAAGAGCTAAAGAGAGAATAAATGATATTGCAGTTCTGCATTTTTTCCTCATATTATGCCTCCTTGTATAGTATCAAAAACTATTGATCATCCCTGTCAAAAGATTGATTTTTCTATAATACTCCATTACAATTTAAACACTACCACCCATGGCAGAGTCAATAAAATGGAGGTGGATTTCGTGGCTTTTTTTGCAAACAAAAAACTATTTACAAGTTCGGAAGTATGCCATGCATGCGGGATCAGCAAAACATCTCTTTTTCGCCTTGAGGAATGCGGCTTTCTTAAGCCGTACTATGTTAATCCGGATACGGGATATCGTTATTACAATCTGCAAAACATAACGGCTGTGGGTCAGTATCAAATGATGCAGGAAATCGGATTATCTAAGAAAGAGATCACGGATGTATTTCACAACCGGGTGGATGGCGCAGAGTTTTTAAGAACACAGAGACAGAGACTTGCCAGGATGCAGCGTTTTTTGGATGAGTATGAAAGCCGCATCGATCATAAGAAGAATAATTCGGGATCATTTGTAACTCTGTCTGCCGTAACATGCTATTGTACAAGAGTTACTGCGCATTCTCTTAAGGAAGCTGCAAAGTTAGACTATCTTGCTCACGAAAAATGTGTAGATATGGGTTATAAAATGCATGGCAGTGAACCTTTATTTGGTATCATCGAGGATCGCAGCGCTTTGTCAAATGCAGAGACTTTTGGGCTGAGTTATACTTTTTGCATCCCGCTGGCTCCTGATACGGAGCTGTCATCCAATATACGCTATTTCCCGGAAACACCGGGATTCTCACTTCGTGGATTTGGTGATTTCTCTGTAATTTCGAAGCTTGAGGAATCGTTTTGGAATGAGGTTGACAAAAGGAATCTTTCGTCCTCTGAGCCGGCTCGCTTTATCATGCATATTGGAAGTTATGCGGGAGCACACTATAAACCCGATGATTATTGCTACGAATATGTTTTGCCAATAAAAGGATGAGCTTTGGAGCTCATATATCGTAGGAGTCTATATGAATAAAGAACAATTTCTGAATCCGGATCCTAAAAACGCATTTTTACAGCTCGAGCCAACAAACATATGCAATCATAATTGTGTTTTCTGCGCAAATTCTAAAATCACGGCGCCAAGGCGTTTTATGGAAAAGGACCTGGCGATGCGTCTGATCAAAGAAGCATATGAAATGGGAGTACGAAGGGGGACTTTTTTGCTGTTTGGGGAACCGCTTCTTTGTCCGGATATATTTGATTACTACAGGACTGCGGCAGATATTGGATATAGGCAGTTGAGGATATGATAATTACATGGAAAAAAAAGCCGCACTGAGGCGACTGGACATACCATATTTCTCGTATATATTGAAAAAGGAATCACTGGAATTTATTCCGGACTGGATCGGGAGCAGCGGCAGAAAATATGCATCCGATATATGACAAGGGATCCTGGCCATTTTATTTTGGCTGGAAAAAAAGATACGATGAGCTATACGATAAGCTGATCAATGTATATGGTAAATATGCCCCGATAGCGGACATGGCAGCAGGTGTATCACCGATGGAAATGGCGAGGGTGTTTGCAGAGAACGGTCTGTCAGATGTTTCTGCATATCCGGTGGCTGCAATAGGGGAAAATAAAATTTGGGAATGGCAGTATGCTCCCATGATTTTACTAAGCGGGAAGAAGAGATAGAAAGGAATTGGATGCCATTGTCAACACAGCCAATCCTGATATGCTTATTGGAGATGTGTGGTGGAAATGACCCATGGGGACGGAGTTATCTGGGAAAAATGACCCTGGGGGACGGAGTTATAGGTTCATTTTGAAACAAAATGAACCTATAACTCCGTCCCCCAGGGTCATTTTTCCCAGATAACTCCGTCCCCATGGGTCATTTTTCCCGGATACTCCGTCCCTCCGTCCCCCCACAGGGTCATTTTCTCAGCTGGAATTCCTCACGATGATCCGCGAGTTGACTGATTCATGTGTAACATCTGCATAGGGATTGGAGATATATCCTGTAAGCTTTCTTACAGCAGCCTCTCCAAGACGTTCATCAAGTCCGGAGACTGTGGTAATTGGAATAGTATTATAGCTGCCATAGCGCATATTTCCTATGCCGCAGATTTTCAGCGAACCCGGAACGGAAATACCCAGACGGTCTGCGGCTCTGAGAACCGAGACTGCAAAGTCGTCCGAAGCGCATAGAATCGCATCCGGAATATCGGTCTGAAGCAGGCTCATTGCCTGGATATAGCCTTGTCCAAATCCCTCCTGGGAATAGATAACCTGTGTATATTCCTCCATTCCATGAGCCTTTACGATACTTTTGTAGGCAGATAGAATCTGTCTACCATATTCGGTATTCAGCATATAATCAAAAAGGACTATTTTTTGTGCTCCTTCTGTATAGAGGTGTGACATTGCTTTATTGACTATTCCGTAAACACTGCTTGTTACAGAGGGAAGCTCTGCTATGAAAGGATCTTGCCATTCCATACACTGCATTACCGGAACGATATAGGATAATTCCTTCAATACAGCAGTTTCCCGTCTCCCAAGCGAGATGAAGCCTACTACGGATTTCCTTTTTGCCAGCCTGACCAGTTTCTTTAAGTCCTCCATTAGAAAAGAACCGGTAAAACTTGTAACTATATAGCCTGTTCGGCTGGAATAACTATAAATTCCTGAAGCTATCTTATCAAAAAAAGGATTGCTGCCAAGAGCATTGTCTATAATGATTATACCTCTGTTTTTCTTAAGATTTTTTTTGCCGGAATCATAAGAAAAACCCAGCTCGTCCATTGCCTTGATTATTCGGGATCTGGTCTCCTCGGATACTTCGCCCGGATGATTGATGACTCTTGAAACTGTTGCAACAGAAATATCACATTTCTTTGCTATATCATAAATTGTTATTCGTCCGCTTTTTTTATTCATAAAATAAATACCTGTGAAATAAAATGCTTTCCTTTCAAGCTTATTTTTTTCTGAACAATGAAGAGAATACATGATGGATCGTTTCGCCATAATTGCTCGGAAGCTCTTTTTCAACATCAGTTTCTAACTTTGTAGAAGTTGATTCTCTGTATGCAAGCTCGATATCACTTATGATCGGATGCCTGTTTGCTATATCATTTCCGCTAAGCATATCGTTAAGCATCCGGTATGCAATAAATGAGATATTCTCGTGAGGATAACAAAAACTGGTAAGTGATGGTACGCAGTATTTTGAAATCTCAAAGCCTCCGATACTCAATACGAGAATATCTTTCGGAACCTGGAGTCCTGCATCTGCTGCGACCTTCATGAGGTGGAGCGCAAGATAGTCGTTGCTGCAAAATACAGCATCGGGAATATATTTTCTCGAAAAGATACTGAGCATTGTTTCTCTCGAAAGTTCATAGGAGCTGTTTGTCATCGTTATGATATTGGTTGAGGAATAAATATTATTTTCTCTCAATGCATCGATCACACCATTGATCTGCCGTGAAATACCCGGGAATTCCTTTGGAGGACTTAAGTAAACTATATTTTTGCATCCTCTGCCCTTTAAGTGAATTATGCCGTCAGACATGATCTTATCTGAATCAAAATCAACTGAGGGATATTTAGGATTCTCCGGGGCATCACAGACATATATAAACGGCAGATTCAGATTCATAGATTCAAAGAAGGAAAATCCGCTGCAGTAAAAGGCAAAAATGCCTATTGGCTGATAGGCAGAAAGAGCCTCTTCAAAGTGCAATTTTGCTGAGGAGTCTTCCGGGAGTGCCAGCAATACGACCTGGCGCTTATCTTTAGAAGCATTTATTCTGAGCAGTTTCACATATTCTTCGATCAGTAATGATGCATTTATAGGATAAAGCAGGAGAATTATTCCACTTTTTATATAATTTTTATGCCAGCTGTTCTCTATATCAAATTCTAGCCTATCCATTGCTTCCTCTATCTTTTCACGCAGATTTTCTGATATCGTCGAAGGATGATTGATCATTCGTGATACGGAAGTGGGAGAAACACCGGCTTCTCGGGCTATATCGTAGATTGTCGGCTTTTTTTTAATCATAATTAAAACCTCTTTATCAGAATTTACCAAAGATTATAACATAATTTTAAGTTTCTGAAACATTTAGATTTTATTTCTTTAGCAAAAGTACGACTTATTATGCGCATTTTTTTATGTATAAAATTTACAAACGCCTTAAGTTTCAAAATGTTACATAAGTTTCTGAAAGGTTTCATATGGCATGAAAGCGGCATCGGTGCTATATTTGACTCAAGGTTAAGACAAGCCAGCCGGACGAACGGCTGTAAAAATTTCAAAATTAAAAAAGGTTTAAGGCTAAGAGGAGGACCATTAATTATGGGCAAGTATCATGAATTAGCTGAGTACATTGTAGAAAATGTAGGCGGCAGGGAAAACATTGCAGACCTTTTCCATTGTATTACGAGACTTCGTTTTACATTAAAGGACGAGGAAAAAGCAAACGACGAGGCTTTCAAAAATCATGCAGGAATTGTTACATTGATGAAAGCCGGTGGTTATTACCAGGTTGTTATCGGAAATCACGTACCTGATGTATATGCAGATGTATGTGAAGTAGCAGGTCTCGCAAATAAAGACCTTGGCGGAGGCGGCGCAGCTTCAGCAGCAGGTCCTGATAACAGAAAATTCTCTGAAAAGGCTCTTGATATGATCACATCGATCTTCATGCCTTACCTGAATCTTCTTTGTGCCTGCGGTATCATCAAAGGTTTCAATACTATAATGAACATGTTGGGCGTGATCCCCACAAGCTCAACATTAGGCGCAGTATTCGCAGCAGTTGGAGATGTTATCTTCTACTTTCTGCCGGTATTTGTAGCATATAACCTTGCAGTAAAGCTTAAAATGCAGAAGTTCACTGCAATGGGTATAGGACTTTCACTCATATATGTACCTATTTATGCAGCAGCAAACGGACTTGAGCTTGGAAGTCTTTTCGGAATAGATGTTTCTTCCATAGCTTACAGCTCAACTGTACTTCCTGCTATCGCTGCGATAGCGCTGGCTTACTATCTCGAGAAGCTTTTCAAGAAGATAATACCTGATGTAGTAAAGAACTTCCTGGTTCCTTTCTGCGTATTGATGGTAGTAGTACCGGTAACTTATGCGATCATCGGACCTGTTGCCAATCAGGTATCAGACCTTCTGGCATCATTACTGAATACATTGCTCGCTATCTCACCTATAATCGGTGGTGCATTTGCAGGATTTTTCTGGCAGATATTTGTTGTATTCGGTGTACACCAGGCACTTACAGTTCCTTCAATGATAAATCTTTCATCAGGAACACCGGATCTCTTCCTCTCACTCATACAGACAGCACCTTTTGCTCAGGGAGTGATCGTTTTGGGAATGTGGATCAAGTCAAAAAATAAAGAAAGAAAGCAGCTTATGGCTCCGGCATGGATATCGGGTGTATTTTTCGGAGTTACAGAGCCGGCAATTTACGGTTTCACACTTCCTAATCCGAAATTCCTTATTTTAGGATGTATTTCATCAGCTATTGGTTCTGCTTACCTTGGATTTACAAAAACTTATCTCATGCAGATGGGCGGACTTGGAATATTTGCAATTCCGGGCTTCATTGATAATACACCGGGAACTGCCAATCCCATGGCAGGTGTTATAAATCTCCTTATCGCATGGGCTATCACAGCTGTGATAGCAATTGCAGGAACACTTATCCTTTACAGTGATGCAGGCGAGCTCAAGATTGATGAGGAAATGGCTACGAGAAAGGCAGTCAAAATCGGCGGCAATAATAACCCCAAGGCAGAACATGTTCAGGATGAAGAAATAGCCGCTGTTGTATCAGGTAAGGCTATAGCTCTTGAAGATATGAAGGATCCGGCGTTTGCTGCACTTGGAAAGGGAGCTGCGATCATTCCTGAGGGTGACAGTTTCACAGTAGTTGCTCCTGCTGACGGAACACTTACAACAATGTTCCCTACAGGACATGCATTTGGACTTAATACTCCTTCCGGAGCAGAGGTTCTCGTACACATCGGTATCGACACTGTAGAGCTTAAAGGTGATGGTTTCAAACCGCTCGCAGCACAGGGCGACTTCGTTAAGAAGGGTGACCGTCTTATAGAAGTAAATGCAAAAGCTATCAAAGAAAAGGGCTATGACATTACAACTGCAATCCTTGTAACAAATGCTGATGACTATGCAGATGTTATTTTTGCAGAAGGAAATGTTAAAGCAGGAGATAGAGTAGTTCAGGTTATAGATAAATAAGGAGAATTAATAAAATGAGCTTTAAGGAAGGATTTTTCTGGGGCGGCGCTACTGCCGCCAACCAGTATGAAGGCGGTTGGAATGAAGGCGGAAGAGGTCCCGCACTTACAGATTTTTGCACAGGTGGAAGTGTCAAGGAACACAGAAAGGTTACCTGGGAAGACAAGGATGGAAAGATCCATGTAACAGATCAGGTTCCGATGGATGATACTCTTCCCGAAGGAGCAGTTCATTATGTAACAGCAGACGGTTATCTCTACCCCAACAGAGAGGCTACGGATTTTTATCATCATTATAAAGAAGATATTGCCCTGATGGGTGAGCTTGGATTCAAGATGTTCCGTATGTCGATCTCCTGGTCACGTATTTTCCCCACAGGAATGGAAGACAAGCCGAATCAGGAGGGACTTGATTTCTACAGAAAGGTATTTGAGGAGCTTCGCGCTCACAATATCGAGCCTCTTGTAACTCTTCATCATTTTGATACACCCCTTGGCCTCGTCGAGAAATACGGCGACTGGCTGCATCGTGACTATATAGATTATTTCGTAAAATATTGTGAAACAGTATTTACCGAATACAAAGACCTTGTAAAATACTGGCTTACATTTAATGAGATCAACAATACCATTGCACTTTCATTATTTGGTTTCTCATTTACCGATGAGGATTATAAAAAACGTCTGCAGCATCTTCATTATCAGTTTGTTGCAAGTGCAAAGGCTGTTAAGCTCGGACACAAGATAAATCCTGACTTTAAGATCGGATGCATGTGCAGCGGTATGGTCGTATACCCTCATACCTGTGACCCGAAGGATGTCCTTAAAGCACAGCAGACTTTTGAAGAGGGCATGTTCTATTGCGGTGATGTTCAGTGTTTCGGCGAATACCCTCCGTTTGCAAAGCGTATGTGGAAGGATCATCATGTTACAGGACTTGATATCACCGAAGAGGATAAGCAGATCCTGAAAGAGGGAACTGTGGATATGTTCACCTATTCCTACTACATGACCAATAACGTAACAACCCACGAGATCAAAGACAAGGTTGGCGGCAACTTTGCAGCAGGAGTAAGAAACGAGTATCTTACTTATTCTGACTGGGGATGGGCGCTTGATCCAACAGGACTTCAGATGTCGCTTGAGAAGATATATGACCGTTACCGCAGACCTGTCATGGTTGTAGAAAACGGACTTGGCGCATTTGACGAAGTAGAAGACGGTAAGGTTCATGATGATTACCGTATTGACTACTACATCCCTCACATCGAGGCTATGAGCAAGGCGATTGATAATGGTGTGGATCTTATCGGATATACAACCTGGGGCTGTGTTGACGTTGTTTCAGCAGGAACAGGAGAAATGAGAAAGCGTTACGGTTTCATCTATGTTGATAAGCATGATGACGGAACCGGCGATATGCACCGTTTTATAAAAGATTCGGGATACTGGTATAAGAAAGTCATTGAATCTAACGGAGCAGACCTTAGTAAGTGAAAATTTAAATTGAAATGACCCTGGGGGACGGAGTTATCTGGGTCATTTCCACCACACACTCGCGCTCCAAGTCATTCCACTGGAGTTCATCTTTCGTATGTAGTATAATGTCAGAAAGATAGGAGGTCTCTAATGGATTGGAATGAATATGAAGACGGACCTGTTTCAGGGGATGATCTGATTGCTGAAATTATAAATTATTATCCGGAAGCAGCAGATTTTCTTGCAGAATTAGGAATGCATTGTATCGGATGCGCTTCCTTAAGTTTTGAAACTTTAAGTGAAGCCTGCAGAGTACATCATCTTATTCCTACAAAGGTAAAGATGGAATTAAACCGCATCATAACGGGACGTAAATAAAAAGAGAGCTGTCGCTAAAGTGCGGCAGCTCTCTTTTTGCTAAACGTTATATAAACAAATTTTAGGTGTAGTCAAATATATTTACGATCTAAAGAGTAGATTTCTTCAAGCATTTTCTCGATTTTTTCAAAAATTTTTTTCATAACTAAGGACCTCCTTTTTAAAAACAGTTTCAAAGTTGATTGTTTCTATCCGATCGGTTGTCAGTTATTTTTTTGATGATTTAATGATAACACCTTGTTCTGCTATTGTATAATACATATAATGATGGGTAAGGTATACTTTTAAAGTATATTTTTAGGGATGCAATTGCGGAAACGCGCATTTAGTGCGTGTTTCATCAGTTAATGAGGAGGAGTTATGGAGCTTCGACATATAAGATATTTTCTCACGGTAGCGGAAGAAGGCAGTTTTACTAAAGCTGCAGAAAAATTATCAATTGCACAGCCGCCGTTGAGCCGCCAGATACGGGATCTGGAGGAGGAATTGAAGGCAAAATTATTTATACGTAAGTCAAGGGGA is from Lachnospiraceae bacterium C1.1 and encodes:
- a CDS encoding MerR family transcriptional regulator, which produces MAFFANKKLFTSSEVCHACGISKTSLFRLEECGFLKPYYVNPDTGYRYYNLQNITAVGQYQMMQEIGLSKKEITDVFHNRVDGAEFLRTQRQRLARMQRFLDEYESRIDHKKNNSGSFVTLSAVTCYCTRVTAHSLKEAAKLDYLAHEKCVDMGYKMHGSEPLFGIIEDRSALSNAETFGLSYTFCIPLAPDTELSSNIRYFPETPGFSLRGFGDFSVISKLEESFWNEVDKRNLSSSEPARFIMHIGSYAGAHYKPDDYCYEYVLPIKG
- a CDS encoding radical SAM protein; this encodes MNKEQFLNPDPKNAFLQLEPTNICNHNCVFCANSKITAPRRFMEKDLAMRLIKEAYEMGVRRGTFLLFGEPLLCPDIFDYYRTAADIGYRQLRI
- a CDS encoding LacI family DNA-binding transcriptional regulator, translated to MNKKSGRITIYDIAKKCDISVATVSRVINHPGEVSEETRSRIIKAMDELGFSYDSGKKNLKKNRGIIIIDNALGSNPFFDKIASGIYSYSSRTGYIVTSFTGSFLMEDLKKLVRLAKRKSVVGFISLGRRETAVLKELSYIVPVMQCMEWQDPFIAELPSVTSSVYGIVNKAMSHLYTEGAQKIVLFDYMLNTEYGRQILSAYKSIVKAHGMEEYTQVIYSQEGFGQGYIQAMSLLQTDIPDAILCASDDFAVSVLRAADRLGISVPGSLKICGIGNMRYGSYNTIPITTVSGLDERLGEAAVRKLTGYISNPYADVTHESVNSRIIVRNSS
- a CDS encoding LacI family DNA-binding transcriptional regulator, with translation MIKKKPTIYDIAREAGVSPTSVSRMINHPSTISENLREKIEEAMDRLEFDIENSWHKNYIKSGIILLLYPINASLLIEEYVKLLRINASKDKRQVVLLALPEDSSAKLHFEEALSAYQPIGIFAFYCSGFSFFESMNLNLPFIYVCDAPENPKYPSVDFDSDKIMSDGIIHLKGRGCKNIVYLSPPKEFPGISRQINGVIDALRENNIYSSTNIITMTNSSYELSRETMLSIFSRKYIPDAVFCSNDYLALHLMKVAADAGLQVPKDILVLSIGGFEISKYCVPSLTSFCYPHENISFIAYRMLNDMLSGNDIANRHPIISDIELAYRESTSTKLETDVEKELPSNYGETIHHVFSSLFRKK
- a CDS encoding glucose PTS transporter subunit IIA; this encodes MGKYHELAEYIVENVGGRENIADLFHCITRLRFTLKDEEKANDEAFKNHAGIVTLMKAGGYYQVVIGNHVPDVYADVCEVAGLANKDLGGGGAASAAGPDNRKFSEKALDMITSIFMPYLNLLCACGIIKGFNTIMNMLGVIPTSSTLGAVFAAVGDVIFYFLPVFVAYNLAVKLKMQKFTAMGIGLSLIYVPIYAAANGLELGSLFGIDVSSIAYSSTVLPAIAAIALAYYLEKLFKKIIPDVVKNFLVPFCVLMVVVPVTYAIIGPVANQVSDLLASLLNTLLAISPIIGGAFAGFFWQIFVVFGVHQALTVPSMINLSSGTPDLFLSLIQTAPFAQGVIVLGMWIKSKNKERKQLMAPAWISGVFFGVTEPAIYGFTLPNPKFLILGCISSAIGSAYLGFTKTYLMQMGGLGIFAIPGFIDNTPGTANPMAGVINLLIAWAITAVIAIAGTLILYSDAGELKIDEEMATRKAVKIGGNNNPKAEHVQDEEIAAVVSGKAIALEDMKDPAFAALGKGAAIIPEGDSFTVVAPADGTLTTMFPTGHAFGLNTPSGAEVLVHIGIDTVELKGDGFKPLAAQGDFVKKGDRLIEVNAKAIKEKGYDITTAILVTNADDYADVIFAEGNVKAGDRVVQVIDK
- a CDS encoding glycoside hydrolase family 1 protein, producing the protein MSFKEGFFWGGATAANQYEGGWNEGGRGPALTDFCTGGSVKEHRKVTWEDKDGKIHVTDQVPMDDTLPEGAVHYVTADGYLYPNREATDFYHHYKEDIALMGELGFKMFRMSISWSRIFPTGMEDKPNQEGLDFYRKVFEELRAHNIEPLVTLHHFDTPLGLVEKYGDWLHRDYIDYFVKYCETVFTEYKDLVKYWLTFNEINNTIALSLFGFSFTDEDYKKRLQHLHYQFVASAKAVKLGHKINPDFKIGCMCSGMVVYPHTCDPKDVLKAQQTFEEGMFYCGDVQCFGEYPPFAKRMWKDHHVTGLDITEEDKQILKEGTVDMFTYSYYMTNNVTTHEIKDKVGGNFAAGVRNEYLTYSDWGWALDPTGLQMSLEKIYDRYRRPVMVVENGLGAFDEVEDGKVHDDYRIDYYIPHIEAMSKAIDNGVDLIGYTTWGCVDVVSAGTGEMRKRYGFIYVDKHDDGTGDMHRFIKDSGYWYKKVIESNGADLSK
- a CDS encoding DUF1858 domain-containing protein, with the protein product MDWNEYEDGPVSGDDLIAEIINYYPEAADFLAELGMHCIGCASLSFETLSEACRVHHLIPTKVKMELNRIITGRK